The genomic stretch ATATTTATCAATGACTTCACTAGATttttcatatgtatacttgataaatctaaagatgaagcctttgaaaagtttaagatttataAGGTCGAAGTGGAAAATCAGTTGAATGTAAAGATTAAAACCTCAGAAGTGATAGAGGGAGTGAGTACTCTTCTAATAAATTCAATGAATTCTGTAAATCAAATGGTATAATCAATGAATTTATGGCACCTTACACACCTCAACTAAATCGCCTAGCAAAATGCACaaataggacattagttgagATGTCAATTGTATGATATTAAATTCTAGATTACCACTGAATTTGTGGGGGAAAGCATTATTAATAGCAAACCGTATTTTAAATGCTATCCCACATAAAAAATTAGatatctccccatatgaattgtggaaaaagaagaaatcatatCTTCATTACTATAAAGTATAGGGAAGTATAGTAGAAGTTAAGATTATTGATTCTAAAAGAGTAAAATTAGGTTATAAAGGAATCAGGTGTGCCTTTGTGGGTTATGAGATTAATAGTCTCGTATATAGATTTTTGGTTTGGAACAATATACTTTTGCTGATAAAAAATGATTATAGAGTCTAGGgatgttatattttttttaaatacagTATACAAAGACTATATGAATAATCATACAAAAAAGCAAGTagatgaaaatataatagaactAATGAACGAAGAATCTAACAGctttcatgataaatctaacACTCATCCAGAAGGAAATGAACTAAGGAGATCGAAAATGGCAAGAAAAAAATATCTTTTGGCCCAGATTTCTATATGTTCCTTATAGAAGGGGATAATGAAATATGAAAGGAGATTACTCTACCACTAAGTATTAAAAGTGATCCATCAACacttagtgaagctctctcatcccCTGATGCACAGTTTTGGAGGAAAGCCATAGAcaatgaaatggattccatagtctcaaataacacttggtgtttggtcgatcttccaccaggttcaaagcctataaaatgtaagtggatttttaaaagaaagttcaatccCGATGGAACCATAAGTTTAAGCTCGATTGGTAGCcaaaggatttagacaaaaggAAGGTATCAATTTTTTCGATATATATGCTCCTGTTGCTCGCATATCTACATTAGGACTCTAATTGCTCTTAAAGCAATTCACCATGTAGTTATTCATCAAATAGATGTCAAAAcgacatttttaaatggtgatctatatgaaaaagtatatatggaacaacttgaagggtttgttcaacctaggcaagagaagaaagtgtgtaaactAGTCAAATATTTTTATGGGCTCAAGCAAGCTCCTaagcaatggcatgagaagtttgattaagTAGTATAATCTAATAGTTTTAGAGTAAACCAAGTagataagtgcatatatattaaaggtcaaatcattatctgcctatatgtagatgatatgctaatatttggaccaaatgaggactgtgtgaaagaaacaaaaaagtttctaagtaccaacTTCGACATGAAGGTTATGAGTAAAGCCAatgtaatattaggtattaagatttataatcaTAATGATGGAATACCCTTCtcacaatctcattacctagAGAAAGTGTTAAAGAAATTAATCATTATAATGGTAAATCGGTTTCAACCCCATTTGATCTaagtattaaattggttaaaaatactgatagatgtaaagcacaacaagaatatgcaaatgctattgggagtttaatgtatgcaatgaattgcactagacctgatataaCATTCACAGTAGGAAGGCTAAGCAGGTATACTAGTAATCCAGGACAAGTATACTGAAATGCGAtttcgagagttttaaagtatctaagaggaaCCATAGATTATGGACTGTATTATAAATCATATCCTGTTGTACTTGAAGGGTACAACAATGCAAGCTGGAATGCAGATAACATAgaatctaaatctacaagtggCTAGATATTCACTCTTAGAGGAGGAAcaatatcatgggcatctaagAAATAAACGTACATATCTCACTCTAtaatggaaagtgagtttattgcacTTGGCGCCGCTTGTAAAGAAGGTCAATGGCTAagatacctactgttgaaaatccCATATTGGCCAAAACTTACTCCTGccatatctatcttttgtgatagtcagGCTACTCTTTGTCATGCTACgagtaagacttataatggtaagtgtAGAAATGTAGGTTtaaggcataactttgttaaaAGATTGCTCAGAGATAGAGTAATTacagtggaatatgttaaatctaTCCTGAACTTAGTAGATCCCTTGacaaaaggtttatcaagagatcaaataagaaaaaccactaaaggaatgagactaagatccataaagatgtaactttcacttttgatggcaaccctacctatgttttgaaatataggctaggttcaaagggacaaacaagtcaagtatatgactgaaatatacactagaaaaagaaaatttgagcctCATTCCTAAAAAGTCTAGTGTTTGGTTTTTGCATTTCATAAAAGGTTGAGTACTAATCCTTAATAGATCTATAAGCGGACTTTGCTGAGATGAAGCATaatcatctttgatagatctTCTTATATAAGTAGAGAAGTGAGGACGCTATTGAAGAGACTAGGATCATCTTTATAATACTCATGAAATAATGATACGCACAAGGCCAGAAATGTGTGAACTTTTAGATTTccagttatatatgaatagatgCGTGTTATGTTTTCGGTGAGtcatataaggtccttagttAAAGATTAATGGGTTACTAAGTACCCAGCATAACTTTGATACTATGCactaaagtaaaggttcaaatccaaaagatacctttacttatacacctatttatactgatatgccattcgttctagaatctgattttatttttgaaattgcaggggattgttgtattttttagaaaaaattaaatttcaaaaataaagttatttttagaaagtaaataaatatgttaattatttaaactttccataaatagtgtgtatagccagtcggtaaaatgagtttttgcttatgcaaccagggttcaaatctcttcGAGGTCGCACCGTACGCATACCCACGcggcgtgggctgtagggcttttttggcgctttattaggcgcacttagcacttcgcacgtttgcatcgtcgcaaggagcaaaaagagccttagtctttttggtacATGGCTCaaactttttgggccatggtacaaCTGGACTTGGACTAGGGTTTACCCTAATGATTTATTACCttttgttgattgagagtaattatGACATGATTGtatcgcttatgtggatacagtttttacTATTGGATAACTATTTTCGTCTGAAtaggtacagaaataactgccataggacaaagagtcatgtcctttcatgaaggGATATTGTTTGCTGTGAATaagtatggatttcttgaagagacaCCTTGAcatctcttcaggaagaaatccataacctttcgaTTGATACAAATCCTGTATACTATAATTCAGAAGAATATACTCTTaattcttaagattatatcaCCATCCTGTATACTATAATTCAGAAGAATATACTCTTaattcttaagattatatcatcttctgtgcaattactctcgatctgacTTCTTGTTAAGTTTTTTTCTGAACATCttaaaggcatatcggtgtcaaaactagagatctgttcaacacttaaatgtgcaaatttttgtgttaaaatttggattgtgaattcattgtatcctgaagacaatttgcagattaccttcatttgcacttgctggaacttcTAGAAAAAGGGCAACAAATCTGTCTTgaaaaattgactattcaagtcaagccttgaaccTGATAGATCCGATCGTCTCGTTATCTTttttctatcctccgttgtgtataaGAATTACTTACATTTCTATCAGTTCTCATATGGACACCATACCGTATACTATATTACCTGGATTCATAGGAGTAGCCATTGTTCAGTTTTTTAGTACGTGAATATGAGGGTCCATGTCGTGGATGGAACATGCTCTCCAAAATCCACACGAAAAGACCGTTGTCCTTTGATCTACGTCCAGTATTTAGATGATTCAGAACATAGTAAAGCAAGCTCACATTGGATAAAAGGAAACCAAACAATGTGAACTTCCAACGATAGAGATTTCGAGCATTATCCATCTGCGGCGTCTCCTCTAGATCTATGTTTGGATCAAACGAAACATGACCCCCTTTTAAGGACAGGAGTTTTTATGATTATTGTCGGGAGTGTTGTATTTAAaaggattttaaataaaaaatggtgCATCAAATTCTTTTCTCTTTATTTAcggggcttgagccccttttacCAAGGGCATGTGATTTGGTCTCATAGGGGACCATGAGATTAGCTCTAATCCATGCTTTACACTACACACGTGCCTGCACTCCGCCCAGCTGTGTCGGTCTGGAGTTGTGTCTGTGTGCTCGGGCTTGGGCTCATGCTGAGATCTAGATCCAGATCTATATGTGGACGAGTACACTCGCATTGTCAATTTTGCTTTGAGCGTATACTCGTGATTTGATTTGAGTACACTCGCATTGTCAATTTTGCTTTGAGGGTATACTTGTGATCTTGATTTTGCATATTTTCTTTTTAGAGGCACATTTGTTTGGGCAGTCACACTAATTGAGTTTAAATCCAGCAGACTTAATCAATTTAAAATAATGTTTTAAGCACCTAATCGAAGCATTTAAATATGCATACTTTaatccattttcaatttatttagaACAAACAGAgatctttttctgcttcttaaAATAGTCTATGGATTATTGTTTTCTTGTAACTAAGTTCTCTGCTATGTTAACTCACTTCAGTTTAAGTTTTGTATGCTGGCTTGAGCTTGTGTACGAGGAGTGCACCGTTGAGACTAGATCATGATCATTAATTTTTCAGAGGTCAATCGCTGGTGATTCTTGTTGCACTTGAGATGCTATTTAaggaaaataattttaatttcaaGCTGAGTAATCCAATCATGCCACAAATTAAACCAACAAGtcttctttactttttttttttaatttttaatttttcttttctaattttttttcggCACCATTATCCAGTTGAGAGCTGGGGGAGCAAAAAGCTCTACGGTATGTACATGATATCcactgtccatcatttttttcggCTCATGTTAGCCTATTAAACCATAGATCATGCtcatccaaaactgaagtggccACACTACAGGGAACGGTGTGGAAGGACCACCAGCTATTGAAATTTTTGTGGGGGCACACAATGATATTAATacgccatctaacctgttcaaaaggtgggtcctaccaggATGAAGGGCAAAACCAGATACCAGCCTGATCAGAAGTTTGGAGGGCCCAACAGCGTCATTGGCAGCTTCCCCGTTCCGGTGTGGCCACTGGAAATTCGGATTGCCATATTATTTTTGCTCATGTCCTCGTACAGACCGGCAGCTTCCCTTATCGGTGGATCGGCTTCCCTTGTTggtggatccctgaccgtgggctcaccatgatgtatgtgccttacatccaggCTATCTATCCGTTTTGACACTTCATTTCAGCGCTtgataaaaaatgaatcagatccaattcCAACACCACGGGAAGCAGTTGTGATTGaatacacatcattaaaaacATCACGGGGCTACCAGAATCTTTATTGGCCGTCCCAAatcagatccaattattaggtggactgCACGacgggaagcagtggtgattgaatacgcTTAacgggggaaacggattggctactccccttgccgcTAGTCTGGTGGCTGgccgtcggtgctctgtgagccccaccatataatgtatgtatttcatctatgccattcatttatatttacagatcattttaagcttgattccaaaaatgagagggatataaatttcagatggaccacatcacaggcaAATAATAGTAActgtatatccaccattaaaatcctcctaaggtccattgtactgtttatttgacatccaatctgttgattaggtcatacagacctagacgaaaaaaaaaaataaaatcaacttgatccaaaacttttattggccccaaaaagtttttaatggccgacattcaatcaatactttttccttaatgtggtccacttgtgattgggatatacctcattttaggTCTCGTTCCATAAaacgatctagaaaaatagatgaacggcatggatgaaacacataaatcatggtgcgcccacagagcaccgaccaccacccattggctggtggcagagaacggattggctactccctcggACACCTGGCAATGGCTAGTGGcctgtgctatgtgggccccaccatgatgtatctgtttcatccatgccatccatctatttttagagatcatttttcaatatgagtccaaaaatgagttatatccaaatctcaagtaggccacattacaggaaaaaagtgttgaatgagggtctaccattaaaaatattttgggggacATAAAAGACCCTCATTCAAAATATTTTGGGGGACataaaagttgtggatcaagcggatctttgttttttctcttcatctaggcctgtatgacctaatcaacagattggatgtaaaataaacagtatagtgggccttagaaggattttaatggtggatatccaattactattgttttcatgtagtgtggtccacctgagatctatatccctctcattttttgagatcaaccattaaatgatccgtaaaaatgaatgaaaagaatggatgaaacacatacatcagggtggggcccatagagcacggaccaccagccacggagatggtggcaaggggagtagccaatgcgtctccggtggcaggggagtagccaatccgtttcccatcacTGGCCGCCAGAATCTTTACTGGCCATATCACCTGTTGAgcttaatgatcaatcaccactatttcctctggtgtggtccacctaaaatttagatctgtttaatttttaagatcatgccttaaaatgagccataAAAAACGATGGACGTCGTGAATGTAGGGagaaacatcacggtaggctccaCGTCAGAGATCCACCGAAGCTGCGCCCAACATGAGCAGGAGGAAatgatgatggacggagtggatgacacttatatcacagtgggctcccatTGAGCTGTTGTTGCCGGGGCGCCCCATAATCGCTGTAGGAAATTCCCGCCCCACTTGTAATAAACGTAGAGGCCGAGGACGTTCACAACTCCTCTCCAAAGGGAGGAATTGCATCAGGATTTGCGTATTATCGTCACCTGGTAGTTTGTGCAAATGGGACATTGATTCACTGATCAATACGGTTAACTGTGATCAGTCCCTTATTGATGATGGACAAATCCAAGAAGGTCTCCTCATTGCAACAATCCTAACCCTTGGTTTAGTTGATTACAAATATACAGCCAATAAAACAAATACAACAGAggcccacattcaactgaaaattgaaaaattttaCATATTACGTCCATCCGAAAATCATATAACCGTCTGGATTACTCACATGTGTGCGTCATATGGAGAAACCCCAAACCCGAGGATATGTTCTTACCCTCGGGTCGAAGATTACCTGATTTCTCTATTCCCCTTCCTCCTGTCTCCTGCCTGTTCTTgcatcattctccatcaaccCCTAGCTTAAGCGGTGGGCGTATAAACCAAACGTGCGCACTAACCCCATTCTACACATAAAAAATCCCAATCCCAATCTCCCTCAATTGCAATCTCTCCTTCAACGCCAGCAGCTTCCGCATCAGAAGCAGCGGcggctgcagcagcagcagagaagAAAATGCCAGAAATCCAAACAGACGTCGAAGACGACGACGACGCTTTCGGAGACTTCAAATTCATCTCCTCCCCTTCTCTCCCTCACCACGCAAATCCAATCCCCGCTGAAGATGATGAATGGGGCGATTTCGTCGAAAACCCGCTACAATTCCACTTCCAAACCCCACCAAATCCCCACCCTTTCGGTCTCTTCTCCGGTCTCCAGATTCCCATAACCGATCCACCCCCAACGACTCCTTACCAATCGCACCTGGGCGGTCCCCAATTGTCAGCGGATTTGGCTGTGGAGAAGCGGTGGGAGAAGCCACGAGGAGCTCTTCCGCTGTCGATTTTcggtgaagaagaggaggaagagtcCAATACGGTCGATCTTTCGTTTGACGCCCGGGATGAGTTTCCATTGAAATGTGACCCAGGCACGAAGAATGGGGCGGGTTCCGGCCCAGGCGTTGGCCTCAATGATCTTATATTGAATTTGTACGGCCGGGATGAGCAGATAAAAACTGAAAATGGGGCTTTGGGGAATTCCGATTTGGTGGATGAGAGTGCTGATTTTGATGAGAATTGCTGGGAATTCAAGGAGGCGAACTCAGAATTTGAAGGCGAAGACGGCAGTTTGATGGTAAGTGTTGATGGGTTccgctgtttttatttttttttaagctgCTCTTCGAACATTATACAGTCctgattcttttctttcttattgttattattattattattattattttttggctaTTAGGAAGAGCAGAAGGATTCTGAGGTTTTGGGGGTTGAAGCAAAAGCCACCAGAACTGTCCAAGAAATCGAGGTgtgttatttttaaattttttaggtCCATGAATCACACAGACTGCTTTTTCTTATTGgacctttgtttttttcccctttgATTCCATCAATATTTATTTTGGAGtgtactacaaggaaatcatgaTCACAGAACAAAAGAACATAGGGAATTGACATTTGCCTCCACCTCattcgattttctcagatctctttCCCATTTGGGATTTGAAATATTACAGCAGTtgtatctctctctcaaaaaagagTACAAAACTTGTACAATTTTCAAATTCCAAAATAGAAAATGGGTGCATGTAAATCAATCAAGCTGGGCGTAAATAGTGGCTTCCAAAACCATAGATGTAATATGTGTGTTTGTAATCACAATGGATGGTTTTATGGCAGTTAGTTTGTCATGAACTCTATTTTGCTGCATACTTGGCTGATTGCGAATGCGATTCATGTGAGGAGATATTAAAGAGGCAATTTATGGTACATTTGTGTGAGGtccaggccattcattaggtgggccacactgtcagaaaaatcaatggttagaaagGAGATGACAAGAAGGTCCATGTTCAATGTACCTGCATTTCCTTCTTGATGATTAGACCAGATTGATTTTTGGGTTAGAGCTTGTTTACAGTGACCTCCACCAGATGAACTAGTcacatgcatgtgtgcatgttgGAAGGGGTACAGCTAATTTCCTCTTTAGTATCTTCGTTGTCACCCACACATTTTTCAAATCACCCACACATTTCTTTACTTTGTTTATTCTGTTTAACAGTGTTGTGGCTGTAGTAGTTTGCATTTTTATACCTTTTGGCTGGGCATTGCTTAATACCATATACTTTTCTGGGAAATTATTTTTGTTCATAAAGGATCTGATAAGTTCGAGTTTGAAGGTTGGAATTCGAAATGGGGTCAGAAACGAGAATGGGTTGCATACCAACTCTGTTAACAGGAACGTCAGTTCTTTTGAGAATTTTTGGGTACATAACGACGAGTTTTCAGAAGCTGGAGTTGTAGATTTCTTTTCCGAACAAAAGGTGATCAATCGTTTGAATCCATCAAGCTATTTTTTCTAAGCCTTGCACAATgctgaaaatttgaaaactagatttcttttttttgggATGCTAGAAGGAACAGAAAGTTTCTGATCTTTTGGGGGCTGAAGCAAAAGTTTGCACATCCACCACTGAAATTCAGGTATTAATTCTGTTTGATTTTGTGCAAGTTTCTGTAATGTGGCATTATATGATCCGCAACCAAAGGATAAGTATAGTGTCCCTGAGTCTTTACTTGTGTACCATGGTTCAGTGTACAGACCATTGAACTGAATATGATGGACACCATGGATGAATCATGGCCTCAAAAATCTCCCCAATGTGACAATCCTAACTCTTCAATCAGTGGCCTGCATGTAGATGGTAAGAATAAAAGTCAAGTCACAGTTCAAATGCACCTGAAAATAGAAAATGTTCAAGTTTGGATGGATAGATCTTCCAATCCTCATGCCTTTAGAAAAGGGATCTTCCAATTGGGTACGGTGGATGCCAACagattttcttttttccaacTGGGCATCCCATTAAATTTTTTggaacggtctggatcttccaTTAGATGTTCTTCTAGGATGTTTTAACTTCAACCTTCCATACAAACtttcatttaatttttcatttcAGTGATAATATTGGGAGTCTGGGACCTTGTCGTCTCTCTCTTATCATGCACACACAGGTTTGCATACAAATATTGAAATTCAAGATCGACAAGTTTTCAACATTTAtagtttcttttgtttttcttctataAATTTTATAGTTCTTTTGATCTGTACTATCTTCTTTGAAAGATTATTTGAACTAAAAGTAAAAAGAAGCTGATAGATTATACAAATAACCATATGTTAGAACCTACACAATTATAAAGCAGGGCTAGGAGTAATCAGTTGATTGAAGTGGCTGTGCATGCAGAACATGAGCAGAATGAGAAATGTGCAGATACATATTAGAAGTTAATCTCAGCGTGTGCAACTCGTTGTCCTTATTTTCTTCTAGGTGACCTACTTCATGAATTGTCAATAGCTATGCTTAGGCTAGAAATCagtcacatcatcatcattaattggggttggctgcatgaatctagttccaccattccactctatcaaagggCCATAtacctttagttagaccataggtcatcatgtcttttcttactatctccaATGATGTCCTTTTGGGCTTTCCTCTTGcccctttagagccttcaacttgtaccaactcacttctTCTAACCGGCGCGGTTCCGTCTCCCTTGCacagcattcatttctaattctatccttcctcgtcttgccacacatccatctcaacatcctcatttttaGCTACACTTTTCCTATGAAAATTTTGTTCTTTAAtggcccaacattctgtcccataaagcatggctggtcttatagctatcctattaTAAttcccttttcagtttgagtggtacacggtgatcacataaaactctaggggcacatctccatttcttccacccagctggAATTCTATGGGTAACATCCTTCTCACTCTCTAGTCTCTACTCATGAATTATTGATTTCCAGGCCAACTCAGGAGCATCTAGATCTGAGctgattgtttttttttcttaaattacaGAGGTGTAGGCTTTGCCAGGGCTCGGAACGGCTCTGAATGTTGTCTGGATTGGTCCTTGTTGCTACTTGCATTCATATGCTTTCAACATGCAGTTGTTCTATTGTGTTTGTACTTCTAGATTTCAATAAATTCagattatccttcaaaaaaaaaaaaagaaggaaagaaagaaagaaagaaagaaagaaagaaagaagaacttCACTGGTTTCTGTACATTTTAGCTCTTGCTTCATCCTTGATTATTTCTGGTTTAGTGCTGGGATGTACTCTTAACTAGCTCTTACTTTATCCTTGATTATTCCCAGTTTAGTGCTGGGATGTACTCTTAACtcttcacattttttttaaaaaaaaatgtaccaCCTACTTTTTATTTACTACTGAAGTTTGCCTGTAGTCTTGTGGCACATGCATTGTAAGAATGTCGGCTATATTTGATAATTCAGTAATTTTTAGTTGCAGGGCATTGAAGAAATGTTGGAGCATAGTCAAGGAACCACACTTTCATATACTTTTAGCAATGGAAAACCGGATTATGGTGAAATGTTTGACGCCCAAGGGGGGTTTTTTCACGGACTCACCACCTCTGTTAGCAACGGCTTCAATGGTGTCAATTCTGGTTGGAGCAGTGCTGTTAGTGATCTTATTTCAGATCTGTACAGTCAAGCTGAGCAGATATCCACTGTAAATTCTACTCGTCAACCCACTGCAAATGAATTTAGTTCAACTCAGTTGGGCCTGAATTCAGATTTAgtaaatggtgatgatgatttggATGAAAATGACTGGGAATTCAAGGATGCCTTCTCAGAAGGCACAGTTGGAAATGGGGATCCTGGCTTTGAGACTGTAGATGCACATCAAAACTTTTCTGCTGAACTAAAGCTAAAGAATTTTGTAGGTTTCTACTCTAGATTGAAAGACGAAGCACGATTTTTCATACTTGACCATCTTGATGATCTCAAGGTGAGTGCAAATTCATTGTTAAGATCTATCTTTATCATTTCATAGAGCTGAAAGCAATTGAATGATGGTTGGTGTTAGAAAGCCAAGAAGGATGCTGCTCTTTCTGGTGATGAAATAAAGGTTATGGCCTTTGATGAGGAAATTCAGGTGTGTAGTTTCATCAAATGTGCTCGGTCTTTTCCTTTGGAACCTTTTtttgcgtgcgtgcgtgcgtgcgtgcgtgcgtgtgtgtgtgtgtgtgtgtgtgtgtgtgtgtgtgtgtgttttgacttggaaattatatatgtatttttaaaGGATAACTGCATTCATAAAAGAAAAACGATACAAAAGAGGGAAAAGTCTCTGCTGAGGAGGCAAAAAACTAGCAACCTAAGAAAAGAAGATCAACATCCTTAGGACCAATTATAATGCCTGCCCATTCAATAATCAGATTTTTAACTCTGGAACAGCGGATTGAACCGAAGCAGCTTTGTCATTAAAACACCTATTGTTTCTTTCCTCCCAGATTGACCACCAGATGGTGAGAATAGTCAACCTCCAAATGTGAGTCTTGGCTTTTCCTATCTTGACCCCATGCCAAGCCGAAAGAAGATAGCAAGCTAATGAAGGATTGCACCAGTTCATATTAAAATGACCGAAAAATTCAGCCCAGATTTGCGAGACAAAAGGGCAATGGATAAGAAGATGATCCACAAATTCCTCCTCTTTCATGCAACATAGGCATATATTAACGATCCGCATACCCCTTTTCTTCAGATTATCCACCGTAAGAATTCTGTTTTTTCCTACGAGCCATCCAAAACAAATGAACTTGGGAAGGGTAGCATACTTCCAATTGAACGGGGTAGAGGGGACTGAGGAGTTAGAAGGAGGGGATAGCTAAGCGTAGAAGGAGCGAACCGAAAAGACTCCTGTTTTATCCTAAGACCAAATCAGCTTGTCGGGGATGGAGAGATCTAGGGCACCTTTGGAGATAAGATCAAGAAGATCAACGAGTTCGGATATCTCCCAGTCATGAAGGTTCCTAGTGCATTTGACGTCCCAAGCAACATTCTCATTCGTGATGGAGAAGTAGCTAGCAACAG from Magnolia sinica isolate HGM2019 chromosome 17, MsV1, whole genome shotgun sequence encodes the following:
- the LOC131230387 gene encoding uncharacterized protein LOC131230387 isoform X1, translating into MPEIQTDVEDDDDAFGDFKFISSPSLPHHANPIPAEDDEWGDFVENPLQFHFQTPPNPHPFGLFSGLQIPITDPPPTTPYQSHLGGPQLSADLAVEKRWEKPRGALPLSIFGEEEEEESNTVDLSFDARDEFPLKCDPGTKNGAGSGPGVGLNDLILNLYGRDEQIKTENGALGNSDLVDESADFDENCWEFKEANSEFEGEDGSLMEEQKDSEVLGVEAKATRTVQEIEDLISSSLKVGIRNGVRNENGLHTNSVNRNVSSFENFWVHNDEFSEAGVVDFFSEQKKEQKVSDLLGAEAKVCTSTTEIQLQGIEEMLEHSQGTTLSYTFSNGKPDYGEMFDAQGGFFHGLTTSVSNGFNGVNSGWSSAVSDLISDLYSQAEQISTVNSTRQPTANEFSSTQLGLNSDLVNGDDDLDENDWEFKDAFSEGTVGNGDPGFETVDAHQNFSAELKLKNFVGFYSRLKDEARFFILDHLDDLKKAKKDAALSGDEIKVMAFDEEIQAAYEKVRVDNSFSGKVHPEEHPPRNICVLELLEVVQDPSLRGLETEYHLSKRISLAERDLSSAVGLLEHAMSVLQILTLASEEEQATYISAWLKMVSACAQELQRGSMIWKQSLQKNFHVQVLSKAQGLNYFLALGEIYRVSLVLRASVALYKPWILLKSRDSTDIFAFFEDCKTSWIDSGLKESLKRISDSADLEYAGTIKALLESIKYTHDLDEVSLYHHAFDQGEPICRLSLLPSGLIQDMKVVLWNGEHYFLKLANLWGNRVSCDPPRLPHIHVY
- the LOC131230387 gene encoding uncharacterized protein LOC131230387 isoform X2, whose protein sequence is MPEIQTDVEDDDDAFGDFKFISSPSLPHHANPIPAEDDEWGDFVENPLQFHFQTPPNPHPFGLFSGLQIPITDPPPTTPYQSHLGGPQLSADLAVEKRWEKPRGALPLSIFGEEEEEESNTVDLSFDARDEFPLKCDPGTKNGAGSGPGVGLNDLILNLYGRDEQIKTENGALGNSDLVDESADFDENCWEFKEANSEFEGEDGSLMEEQKDSEVLGVEAKATRTVQEIEDLISSSLKVGIRNGVRNENGLHTNSVNRNVSSFENFWVHNDEFSEAGVVDFFSEQKEQKVSDLLGAEAKVCTSTTEIQLQGIEEMLEHSQGTTLSYTFSNGKPDYGEMFDAQGGFFHGLTTSVSNGFNGVNSGWSSAVSDLISDLYSQAEQISTVNSTRQPTANEFSSTQLGLNSDLVNGDDDLDENDWEFKDAFSEGTVGNGDPGFETVDAHQNFSAELKLKNFVGFYSRLKDEARFFILDHLDDLKKAKKDAALSGDEIKVMAFDEEIQAAYEKVRVDNSFSGKVHPEEHPPRNICVLELLEVVQDPSLRGLETEYHLSKRISLAERDLSSAVGLLEHAMSVLQILTLASEEEQATYISAWLKMVSACAQELQRGSMIWKQSLQKNFHVQVLSKAQGLNYFLALGEIYRVSLVLRASVALYKPWILLKSRDSTDIFAFFEDCKTSWIDSGLKESLKRISDSADLEYAGTIKALLESIKYTHDLDEVSLYHHAFDQGEPICRLSLLPSGLIQDMKVVLWNGEHYFLKLANLWGNRVSCDPPRLPHIHVY
- the LOC131230387 gene encoding uncharacterized protein LOC131230387 isoform X5 → MPEIQTDVEDDDDAFGDFKFISSPSLPHHANPIPAEDDEWGDFVENPLQFHFQTPPNPHPFGLFSGLQIPITDPPPTTPYQSHLGGPQLSADLAVEKRWEKPRGALPLSIFGEEEEEESNTVDLSFDARDEFPLKCDPGTKNGAGSGPGVGLNDLILNLYGRDEQIKTENGALGNSDLVDESADFDENCWEFKEANSEFEGEDGSLMEEQKDSEVLGVEAKATRTVQEIEVGIRNGVRNENGLHTNSVNRNVSSFENFWVHNDEFSEAGVVDFFSEQKKEQKVSDLLGAEAKVCTSTTEIQLQGIEEMLEHSQGTTLSYTFSNGKPDYGEMFDAQGGFFHGLTTSVSNGFNGVNSGWSSAVSDLISDLYSQAEQISTVNSTRQPTANEFSSTQLGLNSDLVNGDDDLDENDWEFKDAFSEGTVGNGDPGFETVDAHQNFSAELKLKNFVGFYSRLKDEARFFILDHLDDLKKAKKDAALSGDEIKVMAFDEEIQAAYEKVRVDNSFSGKVHPEEHPPRNICVLELLEVVQDPSLRGLETEYHLSKRISLAERDLSSAVGLLEHAMSVLQILTLASEEEQATYISAWLKMVSACAQELQRGSMIWKQSLQKNFHVQVLSKAQGLNYFLALGEIYRVSLVLRASVALYKPWILLKSRDSTDIFAFFEDCKTSWIDSGLKESLKRISDSADLEYAGTIKALLESIKYTHDLDEVSLYHHAFDQGEPICRLSLLPSGLIQDMKVVLWNGEHYFLKLANLWGNRVSCDPPRLPHIHVY